Proteins from one Rosa chinensis cultivar Old Blush chromosome 7, RchiOBHm-V2, whole genome shotgun sequence genomic window:
- the LOC121050290 gene encoding uncharacterized protein LOC121050290 → MSHSILPYTISSSRSITQPCSFCFYRSGGTSPVESQHSEPNPEQSHLVELPAQQYKGKCKSMLLGRYFMQHCWKCQKDNLTSSGIQARLNWRKEVLELKVRRRIEKDAGHSDLPELSLFCVNFKD, encoded by the exons ATGTCTCATAGCATATTGCCTTATACTATATCTTCATCTCGTTCTATCACCCAACCATGTAGCTTTTGCTTCTACAGAAGCGGAGGCACTTCTCCAGTGGAAAGCCAGCATTCTGAACCAAACCCTGAACAATCTCACCTCGTGGAGTTACCTGCCCAGCAATACAAAGGAAAATGCAAGTCCATGCTTTTGGGCCGGTATTTCATGCAACACTGCTGGAAGTGTCAGAAGGATAACCTTACCAGTTCTGGTATACAAGCTAG gttaaattggagaaaagaagtTTTGGAGCTTAAAGTCAGACGCAGGATTGAAAAGGATGCTGGCCATTCTGATCTTCCAGAATTGTCTCTGTTTTGCGTCAACTTCAAagattaa